A window of the Microplitis mediator isolate UGA2020A chromosome 5, iyMicMedi2.1, whole genome shotgun sequence genome harbors these coding sequences:
- the LOC130668018 gene encoding multidrug resistance-associated protein 1 isoform X6 encodes MENNSMDQFCGSTFWDSNLTWYTEDPEITPCFQKSVLVWAPCIFLWVFSLLETYYLINSKRKNIPYTWKFISKGVLTIVLIVLSVVDLAVAIHNSNYTTVFNVDYYTPFIKIITFGLALLLMHYNRKCGMRTSGLLFLFWFLLACFGAVQFRSLIRDYNNQPELPYSFVSYMIYYPVVLVLLLLNFLVDAEPKFSRYGQVERPCPEQAASYPSRILFAWFDALAWKGFKKPLTTSDLWSMNPEDTAAEIVPKFNKYWTRNIQKCDNQGTKASFRKASGQVDFDSTRKRKVASVIIPLYKIFGPTLLFGGLLKLSQDIMTFISPLVLGLLINFVSGKEEMWKGYFYSVLLLLTAISQTLVLSQYFNRMFIVGMRMRTALVAAIYRKALRMSNAARKESTVGEIVNLMSVDAQRFMDLMPYINMIWSAPLQIGVALYFLWGELNAAVFAGLAVMIVLIPINAFIANKVKTLQIKQMKSKDERVKLMNEVLNGIKVLKLYAWEPSFEQQILKIRSKEIKVLKEAAYLNAGTSFIWSCAPFLVSFVSFATYVYIDPANVLDSKKAFVSLSLFNILRFPLSMLPMVISNFVQAMVSIKRINAYMNGEELDPNNVQHDQSELHPLIIENGTFIWDSETSDKPTLKNINLQVQQGQLVAVVGTVGSGKSSLISAFLGEMERISGRVNTKGSIAYVAQQAWIQNATLQDNILFGKPMDKALYAKVIDACALGLDIKMLPAGDQTEIGEKGINLSGGQKQRVALARAVYTDCDIYFLDDPLSAVDSHVGKHIFENVIGPSGLLKKKTRVLVTHGITYLPEIDNIVVLKDGEITESGTYKQLMEKRGAFADFLIQHLQEVKPEDVPETELTEIKQQLESTIGPEELQQKLTKARSRLSITHSESGSIDQKSLTGSLHRQQSIDSQKSVNIMRSSSIKDNSLTVKAGEKIIEAEKTETGSVKLRVYAHYLKSIGWFLSISTIIMNAIFQSFSIGSNIWISDWSNDKTVVVNGTVDDTKKLTYVSVYGALGLGQAIFVLVAQLISAVGCLRSSKTLHDELLSGVLRLPIGFFDTTPSGRLLNRFGKDVDVVDNVLPMNLRTWLLCLAGVRILSILISVNLAIGSVRACVKMFQQLLVQVLRNPMSFFDSTPAGRLLNRFGKDTDVVDNIIPINLRSWLNCFFSVIATLVVISYSTPIFISVIVPIGVIYYFIQRFYVATSRQLKRLESVSRSPIYSHFGESITGAQTIRAFNVQERFIYESERRVDFNQICYYPSIISNRWLAVRLEMLGNMIIFFAAIFSVLGRDSLSPGLVGLSISYALQITQTLNWLVRMTSDVETNIVAVERIKEYGETPQEAAWEIPSTAPPKDWPSEGCVEFRDYKVRYREGLDLVLNGISFAVNGGEKIGIVGRTGAGKSSLTLSLFRIIEAAGGKIFIDGIDISELGLHALRSRLTIIPQDPVLFSGTLRLNLDPFDSHTDEQIWQALEHAHLKTFAKTLPNGLMYSVSEGGDNLSVGQRQLICLARALLRKTKILILDEATAAVDLETDDLIQQTIKEEFKDSTVLTIAHRLNTIVDSDRVIVLDKGVITEFDKPEVLLQTPTSAFHSMAKDAGMVA; translated from the exons ATGGAGAATAATTCTATGGACCAGTTTTGCGGCTCTACATTTTGg GATTCAAACTTAACTTGGTACACCGAGGACCCAGAGATAACGCCgtgttttcaaaaatcggtGCTGGTATGGGCACCGTGCATATTCCTCTGGGTATTTTCGTTGCTGGAAACGTATTATCTGATAAAcagcaaaagaaaaaatattcctTATACCTGGAAGTTTATTTCCAAAGGAGTACTTACAATTGTTCTTATAGTACTTAGTGTTGTTGATTTAGCAGTAGCGATACATAATAGCAATTATACGACAGTTTTCAATGTTGACTATTACACGCcgtttattaaaatcattacCTTT GGTTTAGCATTATTATTGATGCATTACAATAGGAAATGTGGGATGCGAACTTCTGGAttgttgtttttgttttgGTTCTTATTGGCCTGTTTTGGTGCCGTACAATTCAGAAGTCTTATCAGGGATTATAATAATCAA CCTGAGCTGCCTTACTCTTTTGTATCATACATGATATATTATCCAGTGGTATTGGTATTACTATTGCTCAATTTTCTTGTGGATGCAGAGCCGAAATTTTCGCGATACGGGCAGGTGGAAAGGCCATGTCCGGAGCAAGCTGCGTCGTATCCATCAAGAATATTGTTCGCTTGGTTCGATGCACTGGCGTGGAAGGGTTTCAAAAAGCCCTTGACTACCTCTGACTTGTGGTCAATGAACCCGGAGGATACGGCAGCGGAAATCGTTCCTAAGTTCAATAAATACTGGACgagaaatattcaaaaatgcgACAA ccaGGGTACCAAGGCCTCATTTCGCAAAGCCTCGGGCCAGGTCGACTTCGACAGTACCCGGAAGAGAAAAGTCGCGTCTGTTATTATACCTCTATACAAAATATTTGGTCCAACTCTTCTTTTTGGCGGGTTACTTAAATTATCACAGGATATAATGACGTTTATCAGTCCTCTAGTATTAGg atTACTTATAAACTTTGTATCAGGAAAAGAAGAAATGTGGAagggttatttttattccgtTCTTCTTCTGCTAACAGCAATATCTCAAACATTAGTCTTGTCGCAGTACTTCAACCGAATGTTTATCGTGGGCATGAGAATGCGCACAGCCCTTGTCGCGGCTATTTATCGTAAAGCGCTCAGAATGTCAAATGCCGCACGTAAAGAATCAACAGTGGGTGaaatagttaatttgatgTCCGTGGATGCGCAACGATTCATGGACTTGATGCCCTACATCAACATGATCTGGTCAGCGCCTTTGCAAATCGGAGTTGCGCTTTACTTCCTCTGGGGTGAGCTAAATGCTGCTGTTTTTGCTGGTCTAGCTGTCATGATTGTTCTTATTCCAATAAACGCTTTTATCGCCAATAAAGTCAAGACTTTGCAGATAAAACAAATGAAGAGCAAAGACGAGAGAGTCAAACTTATGAATGAAGTATTAAACGGCATTAAAGTACTTAAATTATATGCATGGGAGCCGTCGTTTGAGCagcaaattttgaaaataagaagtaaagaaataaaagtcCTCAAAGAAGCGGCTTACCTCAACGCGGGAACAAGTTTTATATGGTCCTGCGCTCCGTTTTTAGTTTCTTTCGTGTCATTTGCTACCTATGTCTACATTGACCCGGCAAATGTCCTGGACAGCAAGAAAGCTTTTGTGTCTTTGAGTTTATTCAATATCCTGCGGTTCCCGCTGTCGATGCTACCCATGGTAATAAGCAACTTTGTACAGGCGATGGTTTCTATCAAGCGAATAAATGCATACATGAATGGGGAAGAATTAGATCCAAATAACGTTCAACATGATCAGTCAGAATTACACCCATTGATAATTGAGAATGGGACTTTCATCTGGGACTCGGAGACTTCGGACAAGCCTACGTTGAAGAACATAAACCTCCAAGTGCAGCAAGGACAGTTGGTGGCTGTTGTGGGGACAGTTGGATCGGGTAAGAGTTCACTGATATCGGCTTTCCTTGGAGAAATGGAACGAATAAGCGGAAGAGTCAACACCAAAGGATCAATAGCTTACGTTGCTCAGCAAGCATGGATCCAAAACGCAACTTTGCaagacaatattttatttgggAAACCCATGGACAAAGCTCTGTATGCCAAAGTAATTGATGCGTGTGCTCTTGGTCTGGATATCAAAATGCTGCCGGCTGGAGATCAAACGGAAATCGGCGAGAaaggaataaatttatctggTGGGCAAAAACAAAGAGTTGCTCTTGCTCGGGCTGTTTACACTGACTgcgatatttattttcttgatgATCCTCTCAGTGCCGTTGACTCTCATGTCGGaaagcatatttttgaaaatgtcaTTGGACCCAGTggtttgctaaaaaaaaagacacgTGTGCTTGTAACTCATGGTATTACTTACTTGCCGGAAATCGATAATATTGTTGTGTTAAAAGACGGCGAGATAACGGAAAGCGGGACATACAAACAGTTGATGGAAAAACGAGGAGCTTTTGCTGATTTTCTTATTCAACATCTTCAAGAAGTTAAGCCTGAGGATGTGCCGGAAACTGAGCTGACGGAAATTAAACAGCAACTTGAGTCGACTATCGGACCAGAAGAACTTCAACAGAAATTAACAAAAGCACGATCTAGATTGTCGATCACTCACAGCGAGTCTGGATCCATTGATCAGAAATCATTGACCGGTTCTTTACACAGACAACAATCCATAGACAGTCAAAAATCGGTTAATATCATGCGCAGTTCTAGCATCAAGGATAATTCACTTACCGTCAAAGCCGgtgagaaaataattgaagcTGAAAAAACAGAAACCGGAAGT GTAAAATTACGTGTCTACgctcattatttaaaatcaatcggTTGGTTTTTGTCAATATCGACAATAATAATGAACGCCATTTTCCAATCGTTCAGTATTGGATCAAACATCTGGATCAGTGACTGGTCTAATGACAAGACAGTTGTTGTCAATGGAACAGTTGATGACACTAAAAAACTTACGTATGTCTCTGTGTACGGAGCTCTAGGTCTAGGTCAAG CGATTTTTGTGCTTGTGGCACAGCTGATTTCGGCTGTTGGCTGTCTGCGAAGCAGTAAAACGCTGCATGATGAATTATTATCTGGCGTACTACGTTTACCTATTGGATTTTTCGATACGACGCCGTCTGGCAGACTATTAAATCGTTTTGGCAAGGACGTTGATGTTGTCGACAATGTATTACCGATGAATCTTAGAACATGGTTACTTTGCCTCGCAGGGGTAC GTATTTTGTCAATCCTTATATCGGTAAATTTGGCAATAGGATCAGTTAGAGCATGCGTTAAAATGTTTCAACAATTATTGGTGCAAGTGCTACGCAATCCtatgtcattttttgacagcACACCGGCAGGTCGTCTGTTGAATCGGTTTGGTAAAGATACAGACGTCGTTGACAATATTATACCAATTAATCTACGATCTTGgctaaattgttttttctcg GTGATTGCTACACTTGTAGTAATAAGTTACAGTACTCCGATATTTATATCGGTGATAGTACCTATTGGtgtcatttattatttcattcaacGTTTTTACGTTGCGACGTCACGTCAATTAAAACGTTTAGAATCAGTATCCAGATCTCCTATTTATTCTCATTTTGGTGAATCCATAAcag gTGCTCAAACAATACGTGCATTTAATGTACAAGAAAGATTTATCTATGAATCAGAACGTCGAGTTGATTTCAATCAAATTTGTTACTACCCAAGTATTATAAGTAATAG atGGCTGGCGGTGAGATTAGAAATGTTGGGCAacatgataatattttttgccgCAATATTTTCTGTACTTGGAAGAGACTCATTGAGTCCTGGTCTTGTTGGTCTGTCAATTAGTTACGCACTTCAGATAACGCAGACATTAAATTGGCTCGTGAGAATGACATCAGACGTCGAGACAAATATCGTCGCTGttgaaagaataaaagagtACGGAGAGACACCACAGGAAGCCGCATGGGAAATTCCTAGTACGGCTCCACCAAAAGATTGGCCTTCAGAAGGCTGCGTCGAGTTTCGTGACTACAAAGTCCGCTACCGAGAGGGTCTCGATCTTGTGCTCAACGGGATAAGTTTTGCCGTGAACGGCGGCGAGAAGATTGGAATTGTCGGCCGTACCGGAGCCGGCAAATCTTCTTTGACGTTGTCGCTATTCAGAATAATTGAGGCCGCTGGAGGTAAAATATTCATCGACGGCATCGACATATCCGAGCTCGGTCTCCATGCATTGAGATCAAGGCTCACAATTATTCCTCAGGACCCAGTTCTCTTCTCAGGCACTCTGCGTCTCAATTTGGATCCCTTTGACTCACACACTGATGAACAAATTTGGCAGGCGCTCGAACACGCGCACTTGAAAACGTTTGCCAAAACTCTTCCCAATGGACTCATGTACTCGGTGTCCGAGGGCGGGGACAATTTGAGCGTCGGTCAGCGGCAATTAATTTGTTTGGCTAGAGCTCTAttaagaaaaactaaaattctcATACTGGATGAGGCTACTGCTGCTGTGGATCTAGAGACAGACGATCTTATTCAACAGACTATCAAAGAAGAATTTAAAGACAGTACTGTTCTTACTATTGCTCACAGACTCAATACAATCGTTGATTCGGACAG GGTAATTGTTTTAGATAAAGGAGTTATAACAGAGTTCGATAAACCGGAAGTTTTATTGCAAACACCGACCAGCGCATTTCACAGTATGGCTAAAGACGCCGGAATGGTCGcgtaa
- the LOC130668018 gene encoding multidrug resistance-associated protein 1 isoform X5: MENNSMDQFCGSTFWDSNLTWYTEDPEITPCFQKSVLVWAPCIFLWVFSLLETYYLINSKRKNIPYTWKFISKGVLTIVLIVLSVVDLAVAIHNSNYTTVFNVDYYTPFIKIITFGLALLLMHYNRKCGMRTSGLLFLFWFLLACFGAVQFRSLIRDYNNQPELPYSFVSYMIYYPVVLVLLLLNFLVDAEPKFSRYGQVERPCPEQAASYPSRILFAWFDALAWKGFKKPLTTSDLWSMNPEDTAAEIVPKFNKYWTRNIQKCDNQGTKASFRKASGQVDFDSTRKRKVASVIIPLYKIFGPTLLFGGLLKLSQDIMTFISPLVLGLLINFVSGKEEMWKGYFYSVLLLLTAISQTLVLSQYFNRMFIVGMRMRTALVAAIYRKALRMSNAARKESTVGEIVNLMSVDAQRFMDLMPYINMIWSAPLQIGVALYFLWGELNAAVFAGLAVMIVLIPINAFIANKVKTLQIKQMKSKDERVKLMNEVLNGIKVLKLYAWEPSFEQQILKIRSKEIKVLKEAAYLNAGTSFIWSCAPFLVSFVSFATYVYIDPANVLDSKKAFVSLSLFNILRFPLSMLPMVISNFVQAMVSIKRINAYMNGEELDPNNVQHDQSELHPLIIENGTFIWDSETSDKPTLKNINLQVQQGQLVAVVGTVGSGKSSLISAFLGEMERISGRVNTKGSIAYVAQQAWIQNATLQDNILFGKPMDKALYAKVIDACALGLDIKMLPAGDQTEIGEKGINLSGGQKQRVALARAVYTDCDIYFLDDPLSAVDSHVGKHIFENVIGPSGLLKKKTRVLVTHGITYLPEIDNIVVLKDGEITESGTYKQLMEKRGAFADFLIQHLQEVKPEDVPETELTEIKQQLESTIGPEELQQKLTKARSRLSITHSESGSIDQKSLTGSLHRQQSIDSQKSVNIMRSSSIKDNSLTVKAGEKIIEAEKTETGSVKLRVYAHYLKSIGWFLSISTIIMNAIFQSFSIGSNIWISDWSNDKTVVVNGTVDDTKKLTYVSVYGALGLGQAIFVLVAQLISAVGCLRSSKTLHDELLSGVLRLPIGFFDTTPSGRLLNRFGKDVDVVDNVLPMNLRTWLLCLAGVIATLVVISYSTPIFISVIVPIGVIYYFIQRFYVATSRQLKRLESVSRSPIYSHFGESITGAQTIRAFNVQERFIYESERRVDFNQICYYPSIISNRWLAVRLEMLGNMIIFFAAIFSVLGRDSLSPGLVGLSISYALQITQTLNWLVRMTSDVETNIVAVERIKEYGETPQEAAWEIPSTAPPKDWPSEGCVEFRDYKVRYREGLDLVLNGISFAVNGGEKIGIVGRTGAGKSSLTLSLFRIIEAAGGKIFIDGIDISELGLHALRSRLTIIPQDPVLFSGTLRLNLDPFDSHTDEQIWQALEHAHLKTFAKTLPNGLMYSVSEGGDNLSVGQRQLICLARALLRKTKILILDEATAAVDLETDDLIQQTIKEEFKDSTVLTIAHRLNTIVDSDRVIVLDKGVITEFDKPEVLLQTPTSAFHSMAKDAGMVA, encoded by the exons ATGGAGAATAATTCTATGGACCAGTTTTGCGGCTCTACATTTTGg GATTCAAACTTAACTTGGTACACCGAGGACCCAGAGATAACGCCgtgttttcaaaaatcggtGCTGGTATGGGCACCGTGCATATTCCTCTGGGTATTTTCGTTGCTGGAAACGTATTATCTGATAAAcagcaaaagaaaaaatattcctTATACCTGGAAGTTTATTTCCAAAGGAGTACTTACAATTGTTCTTATAGTACTTAGTGTTGTTGATTTAGCAGTAGCGATACATAATAGCAATTATACGACAGTTTTCAATGTTGACTATTACACGCcgtttattaaaatcattacCTTT GGTTTAGCATTATTATTGATGCATTACAATAGGAAATGTGGGATGCGAACTTCTGGAttgttgtttttgttttgGTTCTTATTGGCCTGTTTTGGTGCCGTACAATTCAGAAGTCTTATCAGGGATTATAATAATCAA CCTGAGCTGCCTTACTCTTTTGTATCATACATGATATATTATCCAGTGGTATTGGTATTACTATTGCTCAATTTTCTTGTGGATGCAGAGCCGAAATTTTCGCGATACGGGCAGGTGGAAAGGCCATGTCCGGAGCAAGCTGCGTCGTATCCATCAAGAATATTGTTCGCTTGGTTCGATGCACTGGCGTGGAAGGGTTTCAAAAAGCCCTTGACTACCTCTGACTTGTGGTCAATGAACCCGGAGGATACGGCAGCGGAAATCGTTCCTAAGTTCAATAAATACTGGACgagaaatattcaaaaatgcgACAA ccaGGGTACCAAGGCCTCATTTCGCAAAGCCTCGGGCCAGGTCGACTTCGACAGTACCCGGAAGAGAAAAGTCGCGTCTGTTATTATACCTCTATACAAAATATTTGGTCCAACTCTTCTTTTTGGCGGGTTACTTAAATTATCACAGGATATAATGACGTTTATCAGTCCTCTAGTATTAGg atTACTTATAAACTTTGTATCAGGAAAAGAAGAAATGTGGAagggttatttttattccgtTCTTCTTCTGCTAACAGCAATATCTCAAACATTAGTCTTGTCGCAGTACTTCAACCGAATGTTTATCGTGGGCATGAGAATGCGCACAGCCCTTGTCGCGGCTATTTATCGTAAAGCGCTCAGAATGTCAAATGCCGCACGTAAAGAATCAACAGTGGGTGaaatagttaatttgatgTCCGTGGATGCGCAACGATTCATGGACTTGATGCCCTACATCAACATGATCTGGTCAGCGCCTTTGCAAATCGGAGTTGCGCTTTACTTCCTCTGGGGTGAGCTAAATGCTGCTGTTTTTGCTGGTCTAGCTGTCATGATTGTTCTTATTCCAATAAACGCTTTTATCGCCAATAAAGTCAAGACTTTGCAGATAAAACAAATGAAGAGCAAAGACGAGAGAGTCAAACTTATGAATGAAGTATTAAACGGCATTAAAGTACTTAAATTATATGCATGGGAGCCGTCGTTTGAGCagcaaattttgaaaataagaagtaaagaaataaaagtcCTCAAAGAAGCGGCTTACCTCAACGCGGGAACAAGTTTTATATGGTCCTGCGCTCCGTTTTTAGTTTCTTTCGTGTCATTTGCTACCTATGTCTACATTGACCCGGCAAATGTCCTGGACAGCAAGAAAGCTTTTGTGTCTTTGAGTTTATTCAATATCCTGCGGTTCCCGCTGTCGATGCTACCCATGGTAATAAGCAACTTTGTACAGGCGATGGTTTCTATCAAGCGAATAAATGCATACATGAATGGGGAAGAATTAGATCCAAATAACGTTCAACATGATCAGTCAGAATTACACCCATTGATAATTGAGAATGGGACTTTCATCTGGGACTCGGAGACTTCGGACAAGCCTACGTTGAAGAACATAAACCTCCAAGTGCAGCAAGGACAGTTGGTGGCTGTTGTGGGGACAGTTGGATCGGGTAAGAGTTCACTGATATCGGCTTTCCTTGGAGAAATGGAACGAATAAGCGGAAGAGTCAACACCAAAGGATCAATAGCTTACGTTGCTCAGCAAGCATGGATCCAAAACGCAACTTTGCaagacaatattttatttgggAAACCCATGGACAAAGCTCTGTATGCCAAAGTAATTGATGCGTGTGCTCTTGGTCTGGATATCAAAATGCTGCCGGCTGGAGATCAAACGGAAATCGGCGAGAaaggaataaatttatctggTGGGCAAAAACAAAGAGTTGCTCTTGCTCGGGCTGTTTACACTGACTgcgatatttattttcttgatgATCCTCTCAGTGCCGTTGACTCTCATGTCGGaaagcatatttttgaaaatgtcaTTGGACCCAGTggtttgctaaaaaaaaagacacgTGTGCTTGTAACTCATGGTATTACTTACTTGCCGGAAATCGATAATATTGTTGTGTTAAAAGACGGCGAGATAACGGAAAGCGGGACATACAAACAGTTGATGGAAAAACGAGGAGCTTTTGCTGATTTTCTTATTCAACATCTTCAAGAAGTTAAGCCTGAGGATGTGCCGGAAACTGAGCTGACGGAAATTAAACAGCAACTTGAGTCGACTATCGGACCAGAAGAACTTCAACAGAAATTAACAAAAGCACGATCTAGATTGTCGATCACTCACAGCGAGTCTGGATCCATTGATCAGAAATCATTGACCGGTTCTTTACACAGACAACAATCCATAGACAGTCAAAAATCGGTTAATATCATGCGCAGTTCTAGCATCAAGGATAATTCACTTACCGTCAAAGCCGgtgagaaaataattgaagcTGAAAAAACAGAAACCGGAAGT GTAAAATTACGTGTCTACgctcattatttaaaatcaatcggTTGGTTTTTGTCAATATCGACAATAATAATGAACGCCATTTTCCAATCGTTCAGTATTGGATCAAACATCTGGATCAGTGACTGGTCTAATGACAAGACAGTTGTTGTCAATGGAACAGTTGATGACACTAAAAAACTTACGTATGTCTCTGTGTACGGAGCTCTAGGTCTAGGTCAAG CGATTTTTGTGCTTGTGGCACAGCTGATTTCGGCTGTTGGCTGTCTGCGAAGCAGTAAAACGCTGCATGATGAATTATTATCTGGCGTACTACGTTTACCTATTGGATTTTTCGATACGACGCCGTCTGGCAGACTATTAAATCGTTTTGGCAAGGACGTTGATGTTGTCGACAATGTATTACCGATGAATCTTAGAACATGGTTACTTTGCCTCGCAGGG GTGATTGCTACACTTGTAGTAATAAGTTACAGTACTCCGATATTTATATCGGTGATAGTACCTATTGGtgtcatttattatttcattcaacGTTTTTACGTTGCGACGTCACGTCAATTAAAACGTTTAGAATCAGTATCCAGATCTCCTATTTATTCTCATTTTGGTGAATCCATAAcag gTGCTCAAACAATACGTGCATTTAATGTACAAGAAAGATTTATCTATGAATCAGAACGTCGAGTTGATTTCAATCAAATTTGTTACTACCCAAGTATTATAAGTAATAG atGGCTGGCGGTGAGATTAGAAATGTTGGGCAacatgataatattttttgccgCAATATTTTCTGTACTTGGAAGAGACTCATTGAGTCCTGGTCTTGTTGGTCTGTCAATTAGTTACGCACTTCAGATAACGCAGACATTAAATTGGCTCGTGAGAATGACATCAGACGTCGAGACAAATATCGTCGCTGttgaaagaataaaagagtACGGAGAGACACCACAGGAAGCCGCATGGGAAATTCCTAGTACGGCTCCACCAAAAGATTGGCCTTCAGAAGGCTGCGTCGAGTTTCGTGACTACAAAGTCCGCTACCGAGAGGGTCTCGATCTTGTGCTCAACGGGATAAGTTTTGCCGTGAACGGCGGCGAGAAGATTGGAATTGTCGGCCGTACCGGAGCCGGCAAATCTTCTTTGACGTTGTCGCTATTCAGAATAATTGAGGCCGCTGGAGGTAAAATATTCATCGACGGCATCGACATATCCGAGCTCGGTCTCCATGCATTGAGATCAAGGCTCACAATTATTCCTCAGGACCCAGTTCTCTTCTCAGGCACTCTGCGTCTCAATTTGGATCCCTTTGACTCACACACTGATGAACAAATTTGGCAGGCGCTCGAACACGCGCACTTGAAAACGTTTGCCAAAACTCTTCCCAATGGACTCATGTACTCGGTGTCCGAGGGCGGGGACAATTTGAGCGTCGGTCAGCGGCAATTAATTTGTTTGGCTAGAGCTCTAttaagaaaaactaaaattctcATACTGGATGAGGCTACTGCTGCTGTGGATCTAGAGACAGACGATCTTATTCAACAGACTATCAAAGAAGAATTTAAAGACAGTACTGTTCTTACTATTGCTCACAGACTCAATACAATCGTTGATTCGGACAG GGTAATTGTTTTAGATAAAGGAGTTATAACAGAGTTCGATAAACCGGAAGTTTTATTGCAAACACCGACCAGCGCATTTCACAGTATGGCTAAAGACGCCGGAATGGTCGcgtaa